A genomic window from Pyxidicoccus trucidator includes:
- a CDS encoding TadE/TadG family type IV pilus assembly protein — MFHILRRMRRDERGQAMVIGVVAMLVLAVSVMASVSIGHGVYEKIKLQDAADAQAYSLAVKEARAYNFLAYTNRAMIVHYSAMLTVMSFVSHAVYLEQTVGGAASQLRVIPGLGAIFAGVAAAIKAWRRTVDAFASILIPVLTQLNIALWIAQEAMLYGTLLDLLTRADADGVLKRTDPKAQPGFAMNSGHPYPTNLAQAANEGVDHSNLKNFLHIMDDGPKSSDPSFDLTDPTGLRMRARLLRDNALSDPDMAKYRLLMGNLANSVRREWTAVGTGPLLIGRKWDFEMCLLIGQLRIEKTADSQLKSFSESFEGNRKDQLFASDDIKIEVRPGCSGLFDYKTVFELRFRATADARGGFHQENGGRKTTRHHEWRGITPFLTSDTSFVRPSQNHFGYPCNVILLSKDMGARPTPTDGDTSKKAKVFQMGNLSRNAFMAGHGTGKWDDSQEEVGGGFLDMTWKNVGGIYMDNGSVDGDASDFRAKTKGMMAMAVGRAIYHRPGDWKEEPNFFNPLWTARLAPVKTHWEKEALSQMVPEWEFSQHWFGDALNY; from the coding sequence ATGTTCCATATTCTCCGAAGGATGCGCCGTGACGAGCGTGGCCAGGCCATGGTCATTGGCGTCGTAGCCATGTTGGTGCTGGCCGTCAGTGTGATGGCTTCGGTCAGCATCGGGCATGGCGTCTACGAGAAGATCAAGCTCCAGGATGCAGCCGACGCACAGGCTTACTCTCTCGCCGTCAAGGAGGCACGGGCCTACAACTTCCTGGCGTACACCAACCGCGCCATGATCGTTCACTACTCGGCCATGCTCACGGTGATGTCCTTCGTGAGCCATGCAGTGTACCTGGAGCAAACAGTCGGTGGAGCGGCCAGCCAACTCAGGGTCATCCCGGGATTGGGAGCCATCTTCGCTGGGGTAGCAGCAGCCATCAAAGCCTGGCGAAGGACGGTGGACGCCTTCGCCAGCATCCTCATTCCAGTCCTGACGCAGCTCAACATCGCGCTCTGGATTGCACAGGAAGCCATGCTCTACGGCACGCTCCTCGACCTGCTTACCCGGGCCGATGCCGACGGCGTCCTCAAGCGTACGGATCCAAAAGCCCAACCAGGCTTCGCGATGAACTCCGGGCATCCCTACCCGACCAACCTGGCGCAGGCTGCAAATGAAGGCGTTGACCACTCGAACCTGAAGAACTTCCTTCACATCATGGATGACGGTCCCAAAAGCAGTGACCCAAGCTTTGACCTGACCGACCCGACAGGCCTCCGCATGCGCGCCAGACTCCTGCGGGACAACGCCCTGTCCGACCCGGACATGGCCAAGTACCGACTGCTGATGGGCAACCTCGCCAACTCTGTCCGACGTGAGTGGACGGCGGTGGGTACGGGCCCGCTTCTCATCGGGCGCAAGTGGGATTTCGAGATGTGCCTCCTGATTGGCCAACTCCGTATCGAAAAAACGGCAGACAGTCAGCTCAAGAGCTTCTCCGAGAGCTTCGAAGGGAACCGCAAGGACCAGCTCTTCGCATCGGATGACATCAAGATTGAGGTGCGCCCTGGCTGCTCCGGCCTCTTCGATTACAAGACTGTTTTCGAGCTCCGGTTCCGGGCGACCGCGGATGCACGTGGCGGCTTCCACCAGGAGAACGGCGGGCGCAAGACGACGCGCCACCATGAATGGCGGGGCATCACTCCCTTCTTGACCTCGGACACGAGCTTCGTCAGGCCCTCGCAGAATCACTTCGGCTACCCGTGCAACGTCATCCTCCTGTCCAAGGACATGGGCGCCAGACCGACTCCAACCGACGGTGACACGTCCAAGAAGGCCAAGGTCTTCCAGATGGGCAACCTTTCGAGGAATGCCTTCATGGCGGGGCATGGGACAGGCAAATGGGACGACAGCCAGGAGGAAGTGGGCGGAGGCTTCCTCGACATGACCTGGAAGAACGTTGGAGGCATCTACATGGACAATGGCTCGGTGGACGGCGACGCCTCGGACTTCCGTGCGAAGACGAAAGGAATGATGGCGATGGCGGTAGGCCGTGCCATCTACCACCGCCCCGGTGACTGGAAGGAAGAGCCCAATTTCTTCAATCCACTCTGGACGGCACGCCTGGCCCCGGTGAAGACACACTGGGAAAAAGAGGCCCTCAGTCAGATGGTCCCGGAATGGGAATTCAGTCAGCACTGGTTCGGCGACGCCCTCAACTACTGA
- a CDS encoding pilus assembly protein, with the protein MLLVLVLWANYFWEVQRAQLKATELARFVAFERTVRPDVDAIAAEAHERYKDLDGSTKTGALGMGYRNRLSVSVKAQDTAAPLTHTSLTASGAVAGISSMAGTALRTLGETPDDVARKMGLDTRRGAVEVEVQLVVENGIIPYFIALYTTGFMGQELNLKFTERFLLFHDTWRAWEYRDHPGDTLRRVEQHTHARITHGSSGGPIVYAGVGSGPAGGGQRAIDGVLTTLRLDTPFSATYIRDSVLIKNVPDEGKFEAATGTRTAPGDILQAAYWVNDEDWCFGTCEPRTIQHKRGLINGAGRGDNWPMRAYNCRGPYFQGATKSEAPEALYSESSDAHDPPPAVPPGDYHNYGGAACAP; encoded by the coding sequence TTGCTGCTGGTTCTGGTCCTCTGGGCCAACTACTTCTGGGAGGTACAGCGTGCCCAGCTCAAAGCGACGGAGCTCGCCCGCTTCGTGGCGTTCGAGCGGACGGTTCGCCCCGATGTTGACGCCATCGCCGCCGAAGCTCACGAGCGCTACAAGGATCTCGACGGCTCCACGAAGACGGGGGCACTGGGGATGGGCTATCGCAACCGGCTCAGCGTCAGCGTGAAAGCCCAGGACACCGCGGCTCCGCTCACCCACACATCTCTGACAGCCTCAGGAGCAGTCGCGGGAATCAGCAGCATGGCAGGTACTGCCTTGCGGACCCTTGGAGAGACTCCGGATGATGTCGCCAGGAAGATGGGACTGGACACCCGGAGAGGGGCCGTCGAGGTGGAGGTCCAACTGGTTGTCGAGAATGGCATCATTCCCTACTTCATTGCCCTCTACACCACGGGCTTCATGGGTCAGGAGTTGAATCTCAAGTTTACCGAGCGCTTTCTTCTCTTCCATGACACGTGGCGCGCGTGGGAATACCGAGACCACCCGGGCGACACCCTTCGGCGGGTCGAGCAGCATACGCACGCTCGCATCACCCATGGGTCTTCCGGTGGACCTATCGTCTACGCCGGCGTTGGCTCGGGACCCGCGGGGGGTGGGCAACGCGCCATTGATGGCGTGCTCACGACCTTGAGACTGGATACGCCCTTCTCAGCGACCTACATCCGCGATTCGGTGCTGATCAAGAACGTCCCTGATGAAGGCAAGTTCGAAGCAGCGACAGGTACTCGCACGGCGCCTGGAGACATCTTGCAGGCAGCCTATTGGGTGAACGATGAAGACTGGTGCTTCGGCACCTGCGAGCCCAGGACCATCCAGCATAAGAGAGGCCTCATCAACGGTGCAGGTCGCGGCGACAACTGGCCGATGCGTGCCTACAACTGCCGAGGACCGTACTTTCAGGGCGCAACGAAGTCCGAGGCGCCGGAAGCGCTCTACTCAGAATCTTCGGATGCTCATGACCCACCACCGGCTGTGCCTCCAGGCGATTACCACAACTATGGAGGAGCCGCATGCGCGCCTTAG